A single Salminus brasiliensis chromosome 20, fSalBra1.hap2, whole genome shotgun sequence DNA region contains:
- the prdm8b gene encoding PR domain zinc finger protein 8b: MMEESSSQKLPWDGEAKAMQQCLTDIFTSVYTTCDIPENAIFGPCVLSHTSLYDSIAFIALKATDKRTAPYIFRVDTSAANSSSEGLMWLRLVQSARDRDEQNLEAYVKNGQLFYRSLRRIEKDEELLVWYGKDLIELLLLSSSRNQVKGKGSPPYLCPDCSQRFQFEFPLLAHLRFRCTKRLQSMASLEDEAKDRSEQTSMPSTRSSPKLGRSEGFPSPQDGKPSTDFHNLARDLENNRTSPPSDKEAEILSESSGKRKFSDMEDNRGIGLVHPLPKSKEELVNSAQQYRGAYGLEESRRAFSPPGSEATETKRSAFTEVKKSSQSLKHGSKNSGFNSENKAEAGRPSSNPSEKHVSIRQVLSETQPPQSRIETSTVGSAFTSVPQQEGGSERKSAFSQPSRSFSHVSPLVMAPKLLPAVDCHPAVGDTVSSSRLYQADHLAAKLQGSELGSNCPVPGGMAKQSPFLYTTAFWPKTSGPIQLQMPSALTLLPPSFTSLCLPAQNWCAKCNASFRMTSDLVYHMRSHHKKEYSMEPLVKRRREEKLKCPICNESFRERHHLSRHMTSHN; encoded by the exons ATGATGGAAGAGTCCAGTTCCCAGAAGCTGCCGTGGGACGGCGAGGCCAAGGCGATGCAGCAGTGTCTCACTGACATCTTCACCAGCGTCTACACCACCTGTGACATCCCGGAGAACGCCATCTTTGGCCCGTGCGTCCTCAGCCACACGTCTCTGTACGACAGCATTGCCTTCATCGCCCTAAAAGCCACGGACAAGAGGACGGCACCTTACATATTCAGG GTGGACACCTCAGCCGCCAACAGCTCCTCGGAGGGCCTGATGTGGCTCCGGCTGGTCCAGTCTGCGAGAGACAGGGACGAGCAGAACCTGGAGGCCTATGTGAAAAACGGGCAGCTCTTCTACAGGTCGCTCAGGAGAATCGAGAAGGACGAGGAGCTGCTGGTGTGGTACGGGAAGGATCTGATCGAGCTGCTGTTGCTGAGCTCCAGCAGAAACCAAGTCAAAGGCAAAG GATCGCCACCTTACCTGTGCCCGGACTGCAGTCAACGCTTCCAGTTCGAGTTCCCGCTTCTGGCTCACCTGAGGTTCCGCTGCACCAAGAGACTGCAGAGCATGGCCAGCTTGGAGGACGAGGCTAAGGACAGAAGTGAACAGACCAGCATGCCCTCCACCAGGTCCAGTCCCAAGCTAGGCCGATCCGAGGGTTTTCCCAGCCCACAGGACGGGAAGCCGTCCACAGACTTCCACAATCTTGCCAGGGACTTGGAGAATAACAGGACCAGTCCTCCTAGCGACAAGGAGGCCGAGATCCTGAGCGAGAGCTCAGGAAAGCGCAAGTTCTCCGACATGGAGGACAACAGGGGCATTGGATTAGTCCATCCCCTGCCCAAGTCCAAGGAAGAGCTGGTGAACTCAGCCCAGCAGTACCGTGGGGCGTACGGCCTGGAGGAGAGCAGGCGGGCTTTCTCGCCTCCAGGCTCGGAGGCGACAGAAACCAAGCGGAGCGCCTTCACGGAAGTCAAGAAGTCGTCCCAGAGCTTGAAGCACGGCAGCAAAAACTCCGGCTTCAACTCTGAGAACAAAGCGGAGGCTGGCCGGCCCAGCAGCAACCCAAGCGAGAAGCATGTGAGCATCAGGCAGGTGCTGAGTGAGACTCAGCCCCCGCAGTCCCGGATTGAGACGTCGACGGTGGGCAGCGCCTTCACCTCAGTGCCCCAGCAAGAGGGGGGATCGGAGCGCAAGAGCGCCTTCAGCCAGCCGTCCCGCTCCTTCTCGCACGTCTCGCCGCTGGTCATGGCGCCCAAGCTCCTGCCGGCAGTGGACTGTCACCCAGCCGTGGGCGACACGGTCTCTTCCAGCCGGCTTTACCAGGCCGACCACCTGGCCGCCAAGCTGCAGGGTTCTGAACTGGGCAGCAACTGCCCTGTGCCGGGCGGCATGGCCAAGCAGAGCCCCTTCCTCTACACCACAGCCTTCTGGCCAAAGACGTCAGGCCCCATCCAGCTGCAGATGCCGTCGGCCCTCACGCTCCTGCCCCCTTCGTTCACCTCCCTATGCCTGCCTGCCCAGAACTGGTGCGCCAAGTGCAACGCCTCCTTCCGCATGACCTCTGACCTGGTCTACCACATGCGCTCGCATCACAAAAAGGAGTACTCCATGGAGCCGCTGGTCAAGAGGCGGCGCGAGGAGAAGCTCAAGTGCCCTATCTGCAACGAGTCTTTCAGGGAGCGGCATCACCTCTCCCGTCACATGACCTCGCATAACTGA